TCACCGCCCCGTCGCCTTCCCTCGACCGCACGGCGACTGCCGTGCCTCGGAGCGTGCCGACGCCGGCGTTCGACCACCGGTGCACCGAGTTCAGCGGAGAAGAAGACGGCCGTCGCAGGTCGAACTCCTACCCCACGTGCAAGATCAAGAATCTCACGTTGCGCTTCACGGCCGAGTTCGTCACAGAGCTCAAGGCCCGCGTCGGCGCCCCATGCAGCACGTTCCAGTGCCTTCTCGCGCACGTGTGGAAGAAGATCACGGCGGCGCGCCGCCTGAAGCCCGACGAGTTCACGCAGGTCAGGGTGGCCGTGGACTGCCGGGGCAGGGCCAACCCTGCCGTCCCGCCGGACTTCTTCGGGAACATGGTTCTGTGGGCATTCCCGAGGCTCCAAGTCCGGGACGTCCTGGGCTGGACCTACGGCGGCGTGGTAGGCGCCATCCGCGACGCCATCGGGCGCGTCGACGCCGCCTACATCCAGTCGTTCGTGGACTTCGGGAGCGTGGCGGACGCGAACTGGGAGGAGCTCGCGGCGACGGCGCCAGACTTCGGCATGATGCTCTGCCCGGACCTGGAGGTGGACAGCAGTCTGGGTTTCAGGTTCCACCAGATTGACCTCGGCAATGGGCCGCCATCCGCGTTCCTCATGCCGGACTTGCCCGTCGAGGGGCTCATGACATTCGTGCCATCGTGCTCAGCCAAGGGCAGCGTCGACGTCCACATGGCCGTCGCCGAGGATCACGTCGCGGCGCTTGAGCATATATGCTACTCCTTGGACGAAAGAGCTAAACCGAAGTTGTAAAATGCTCCATTAGTTTTGAAGGTCGCTTGGCACACCCACACTATCTTCAGAGTTTGTGATTATTCCATTTcttttttgcatatatacatgtAACTTAACAACGCTGTGCATTGCAAAGCTAAATTTTATTCCGTCAATTTGTTCAGGTGTAAATGGTACGGATATAGACGATCGACCATCCTATCATGAAATAAATGTGTTATTGGACCTGACAAGACAAGTAccccctccgtctggaaatacttgtcatcaaaatgaataaaaggggacgtatctagatgtatattagttctagatacatccctttttatccattttgatgacaactattttcggacggagggagtacgaactAGGGTTGTTCGGGGGAAAACAACTTGCTTCTCTATCCAAATTGGTATCCATATCTAGGTAGCTGCAGCATCCAGTCCAAGCGGAGGCGCCGCGGGGCACGGATCCTGGCGGCGCGGCGGCAGGCCCATGGCGCGGTTGCAGATGGGTCGACGCCGAGTTGTGTGGCGGCTGCGTGCGGGTCTCCTCGTGGTGGCGGCcttcgccggcggcggggcggcatgTGCGCGACATCCGGCGAGGGGTGGGGACGCAGCCACGGTGGCTTCTCGTGCGAGTACGCGGAGAAGAGGCTGCGGCGTGTGTCCTCGGGGAGGATGGCTATCCTCGCCCAGATCcgtcggcggcatggcggcggagGTCGCAGTGGTCGGTCGACGGTGACGGAACTTGACCGGTGGCAGCGGCGAGGTTCTGTCTGGATCCCGGGGCGACGGCCCTGGAGGGTGGCGGCTGGTGAAGCTagggcttcccgcggcggcatggTGTGGTGCAGTCCCTGTCAAGGCGGATCTGTGACGGCGATCTGCTTTGGATTGGTTCGGATCAGAGACGGTGACGAGCACGCAGGATCCTTCTCGGCGGCTCTCGCGGCTTGGCGAggcggggtgggagccctcctcctaggctccagtggtggcacactcaggcAGTGGCTGGTGCGCCAGGGATCCCACGGTGGCACTGTTGctgcggttggtcgccggatctaggcggctggatctggggctttgaaggcggtcgagacggtgcacaagttgttgggtggatttcttgggaaggatccgggtgaaaacctggtctTCGGTTGATGGCCGAAGTCGatgatgacgatgcccttatcatcgtttccttcatgaaggcatcatcgaggtgaagctcccaacaccactcaatacctccgggggaaaccctagatcagctgaTCGGATGTTGGCGGCATTCATGTGTCGTAACCCCCTTTTGGGCGGCATTCTTAGAGGTGCACTCGGCTTCGCGGGACCAGCGGACgacttctttggtggagcggtgcttcatcctacacattgatggcgacggatcttgacggcgtggtGCAGTGCAGATTCAGAGttcgatgtgggaggatggacCCGCGCAGGAGGACGGCGCTGtctggcgtcgatggcagagagacctgacacggtagatgcaacagtacaactctgaagatggactcATGGCAGGTGGCTACAGCGACCTcataccaggcaggcgtcctggttgaggagtgcgtcagactggtaggtgccccataccaggcaggcgtcctagttgggacctcaggtcttagatgtttaggtttggctgcgatatctgtttggtattaggcccaggctatcagcgccccttcatcaattggataggtgtagcgacagttgttgcttagacggtggctttagtcttgctgttgtatgactttgtaaggtcttgtgagaataattaataaagtggccgcatgcatcgtccggatgcagaggccgggggccatcctccttttctaaaaaaaaagctGCAGCATCCAGTTATCCGAATCCGCAAGACAATTATTTTTTACTAAAACTTCTTTAGTTGAACGTGAATTGGAGCTTGTTTCACTGGAACTGAGAAAAATATGAAAATATTGGATAATTACAAATGATATCGATATCTGACCGAACCAGTCAGAATCTGTTAGCAACAATTTCTGCATTCGCATTGGTTTCAGGAATATCCCTATATGATTGTGAATATGGCCACGGAAATACGATTTCTGGGAAACTCGTAGTACTATGTATCTGAACACATCTGTAGAGCCCAACTGTTCATGTTAGGTTTTTTCTTCTTCTATATTGATGGTTGTACAGGTGCATATAGGTGCCGGCATCGAGCGATTTAATACCAAATTGCAGTTCTACACTGACGCTATGCAGCGTCGCATGCTCAGCCAATAGTCTCCTTCCAACGCACTGAATACCACTTCAATGATGCTTGAATTTACCCACGAATATGTCATGTCCACCTATTTAAGACAGGGAGAGGTACTGCTCTCTTCTCCTGTCCCCCATTGTTCCCACTTCCCACCCATCTTTGTGTTCCCTCTCGCAGTCCTCTACTCTTCCACGACTACCCAACCACCACTTATTGTTTGATTTGTGATATGCAACTACTTTGCTGAATTTACTGTTGAAAACCTTTATGCCCGTTAAGTAGAAGGAAATGTCAGTTAATTTGAAGGTCGACGTGTTTTGACTAGTAGAGCTTTTACTGTTTCATAAAGGCTGTTATATTTGTACTTGCGAAAGGAACACAATCATATCGTGACTCTTTCCCTCTCATGACTGCGGCGGCTAGGGCACTCCACAAAGATATGTAGATACAGTTCAAGTGTAAAACAACCTAAAATTTACCAAATCAATATGATATATTCCGATGCCCCATTGTCCATATGATCATGAACAGACTTCTCATGTGATGCATTTCTATCAACAAAATAATTGTAACCTtccaaaaaagaaaaatgatatatTCAATATAAACAAAAATAACTTACTGAATCAAACTTCAGGAAGATCAAATGTTTCAGGTTTGGAACCAGCTGACATCAAATTAAGTTTCAAGTCTTCCAACATATGATAGATATCTTTGCTTTCTGTGTGTAACTTGTCTGCAGTGACAAAGGAATGTACACTGCCATCAACCTCGATCCAGCTGAGCCCAGGCTTCTTCACCACCCTATGCTCCTCCATCCTGCTTCTTGTCCTCTTCAAGTCGTCCCATTGACCAGCACGTGCATAGGCGTTTGATAACAAAACGTACGAGCTGCCATGGCTTGGCTCTGTGTCTGCCAACTTCTGGGCAGCAACCTCTGCCATGTCGACATTGCCATGGGTTTGGCAAGCAGCTAGTAGTGAGCTCCACATCACAAAGCCCTGCTCTTCTGGTAGACTGCTAGCGAGGTTGAAGGCTTCTTCCAAGAACCCAGCACGACCAAAAAGATCCACCAAGCAGCCATAGTGCTGGATCAATGGCCTGATACCCATGCCACGCATTAGGTTGAAGTACCTAAAACCTTCATCAACAAGACCCCCATGGCTGCAGGCATTCAAGACGGCCACGAAGGTGACACCATTCGGCTTGACGCCCAATTGCCTCATCTCGGCAAACAATTTCAGTGCCATCTCTGAGTGACCATGTGCTGCGAAACCCCCAATGACAgaggtccagtgctccacattcttgCTGATGACGCTTGAGAAGCACTGATATGCTGCACCCATGCACCCACACCTTGTGTACATGTTGATCAGAGCAACACCAAGAGCACCATCGAGTGAGAACTCCCGTCGGGTTATATAACCGTGTGCGCTCCTCCCAAATCCAAGCAGGCCGAGACTGCGAACAGCTGATACAAAGCCAACCATCGTGGTCTCATCTGGCGTCAAACCATAAACCTCCGTCATCTCAGTAAACAACTCCACTGCCTCTTGAGCCCACCCATGCCTCACGAAACCAGCCATAACAGTATTCCAAGAAGACACATTCCGCTCCGGCATTTCCACAAACATCTCCCAGGCGGCATCCAAGTCACCGGCTCTAACAAGCCCATCAAGAAGCACGTTCCAAGAAACCAATGTCCTCTCAggcattccatcaaacaccttCCGCGCGTCACCCAGGCGGCCGAGCCGCGCGTAGACACGGGCGAGGGAGGTGGAGGCGTAGACGCCGGAGACGGAACTAGGGAGTCCGGACTTGACGAGGAGGGCGTGGATCTGctcggcttcggccgccgccgtcaGCAGCCGCGCGCAGGCCGCGAGGGCGGGCAACAGGGCGGGGTTGGCGGCGAGGGAGTGCCCGGCGACGTGGTGCACGCGGAAGGCGCGGAGAGCGGCGTCTCCCGGGGCCGGCGCGGCGCGGCATCGGATGGCTGTAGCGCGTTTGAAACGCGGCTTCCGCGGGAGAAGGGGTGTATCGGGGATGAGTGGAGTACAAACGAAGGGGCTCATGGGGGACTACCACACTGTACTACCATGGGCCTATGGTGGTGAGTCCGGTCCTCTTATGATTCTGCGTAGCTGTGTACTACTAATGTTTTCTTCTTCGAGGACAATATATACTCCACATGAAGAGATCCTTCTGGCTCCTTCAATCTCCTAGGTCAAGACCACCCACCACGATGTGCTGCACTCCTTCTAGATGCTCTGTGGCGCTAGGGTTCTTCGTCTGTCTTGCGGAAGCCTAAGGTTTCTAGGGAGAGGGTCGTGATGGCCAATCAGGATGAATCGGAAGGATCGAATCGTGGGAAAGAACATGTGGAGAACTTGCTGAGTCGNNNNNNNNNNNNNNNNNNNNNNNNNNNNNNNNNNNNNNNNNNNNNNNNNNNNNNNNNNNNNNNNNNNNNNNNNNNNNNNNNNNNNNNNNNNNNNNNNNNNNNNNNNNNNNNNNNNNNNNNNNNNNNNNNNNNNNNNNNNNNNNNNNNNNNNNNNNNNNNNNNNNNNNNNNNNNNNNNN
Above is a window of Triticum aestivum cultivar Chinese Spring chromosome 6B, IWGSC CS RefSeq v2.1, whole genome shotgun sequence DNA encoding:
- the LOC123138136 gene encoding tryptamine benzoyltransferase 1, whose amino-acid sequence is MAWVQMETTGGKMLKPVYSAPHPLAGEMVPLTLFDRAAMDIFVSLILVYPAPTPSNEALVEGLRRAVAPYPHLAGRLAVDRSGRRSIHLNNDGVLVLDAEVPVDMASVVADGCFTDTTDGLYPALPLPKENVGAALLQIKLNRYKCGGLVIGIIHHHHAADGHSFSNFLTTWASAVRQASEFTAPSPSLDRTATAVPRSVPTPAFDHRCTEFSGEEDGRRRSNSYPTCKIKNLTLRFTAEFVTELKARVGAPCSTFQCLLAHVWKKITAARRLKPDEFTQVRVAVDCRGRANPAVPPDFFGNMVLWAFPRLQVRDVLGWTYGGVVGAIRDAIGRVDAAYIQSFVDFGSVADANWEELAATAPDFGMMLCPDLEVDSSLGFRFHQIDLGNGPPSAFLMPDLPVEGLMTFVPSCSAKGSVDVHMAVAEDHVAALEHICYSLDERAKPKL
- the LOC123134475 gene encoding pentatricopeptide repeat-containing protein At3g22690; this translates as MSPFVCTPLIPDTPLLPRKPRFKRATAIRCRAAPAPGDAALRAFRVHHVAGHSLAANPALLPALAACARLLTAAAEAEQIHALLVKSGLPSSVSGVYASTSLARVYARLGRLGDARKVFDGMPERTLVSWNVLLDGLVRAGDLDAAWEMFVEMPERNVSSWNTVMAGFVRHGWAQEAVELFTEMTEVYGLTPDETTMVGFVSAVRSLGLLGFGRSAHGYITRREFSLDGALGVALINMYTRCGCMGAAYQCFSSVISKNVEHWTSVIGGFAAHGHSEMALKLFAEMRQLGVKPNGVTFVAVLNACSHGGLVDEGFRYFNLMRGMGIRPLIQHYGCLVDLFGRAGFLEEAFNLASSLPEEQGFVMWSSLLAACQTHGNVDMAEVAAQKLADTEPSHGSSYVLLSNAYARAGQWDDLKRTRSRMEEHRVVKKPGLSWIEVDGSVHSFVTADKLHTESKDIYHMLEDLKLNLMSAGSKPETFDLPEV